A part of Eubacterium sp. AB3007 genomic DNA contains:
- the nifS gene encoding cysteine desulfurase NifS — protein sequence MKIYADNAATTKMNPAAIETMVKYMEECYGNPSSLYRIGQEAKEALEDARAQVASIIGAQPREILFTSGGSEADNQALRSAAAAGARKGKKHIISSAFEHHAILHTLKRLEAEGYEVTLLPVHEDGIVRLEELEAAIREDTCLVTIMTANNEIGTIQPIRQIGQICRERGVPFHTDAVQAVGHLPIDVEADMVDMLSASAHKFHGPKGVGFLYVRKGIPLTNLIEGGAQERGKRAGTENVPAVMAMATALCAAVGNMDESSRRVTALRDRLIAGLSQIPHSALNGNAEHRLPGNVNFCFEGIEGESLLLLLDQKGISASSGSACTSGSLDPSHVLLAIGRVHDVAHGSLRLSLCEDNTEEEVDYIIKNVAEVVDYLRSFSPVWRDLAEGKAEHIL from the coding sequence ATGAAGATCTACGCAGATAACGCCGCCACCACCAAGATGAATCCGGCGGCGATCGAAACTATGGTGAAATACATGGAAGAGTGCTACGGAAACCCCTCCAGCCTCTATCGCATCGGGCAGGAGGCAAAGGAGGCGCTGGAGGATGCCCGCGCCCAGGTGGCCTCCATCATCGGTGCCCAGCCCCGCGAGATCCTGTTCACCTCCGGCGGCAGCGAGGCAGACAACCAGGCACTTCGCTCCGCTGCTGCCGCCGGAGCACGTAAGGGAAAGAAGCACATCATTTCCAGCGCTTTTGAGCACCATGCGATCCTGCATACGCTGAAGCGTCTGGAGGCGGAAGGATACGAGGTCACCCTGCTGCCGGTACACGAGGACGGGATCGTCCGTCTGGAGGAACTGGAAGCAGCCATCCGGGAGGACACCTGTCTGGTGACCATTATGACAGCCAACAACGAGATTGGCACCATCCAGCCTATCCGGCAGATCGGGCAGATCTGCCGGGAGCGCGGCGTCCCATTCCACACCGACGCCGTGCAGGCGGTAGGGCATCTGCCCATCGATGTGGAGGCGGACATGGTGGACATGTTGTCCGCCTCCGCCCACAAATTTCATGGGCCTAAGGGGGTCGGTTTCCTGTATGTCAGGAAAGGCATTCCTCTCACCAACCTGATCGAAGGCGGCGCGCAGGAACGGGGAAAGCGCGCCGGGACAGAGAACGTGCCGGCTGTCATGGCCATGGCCACCGCACTTTGTGCGGCGGTGGGAAACATGGATGAAAGCAGTCGTCGCGTCACCGCATTGCGGGATCGGCTCATCGCTGGTCTCTCTCAGATCCCCCACAGCGCCCTGAACGGAAATGCGGAGCACCGGCTTCCGGGAAACGTGAACTTCTGTTTTGAGGGCATCGAGGGAGAATCCCTTCTCCTGCTTCTCGACCAGAAGGGGATCAGCGCTTCCTCCGGAAGCGCCTGCACCTCGGGATCCCTGGATCCCAGCCACGTGCTCCTGGCCATCGGACGGGTGCACGACGTAGCCCACGGCTCCCTGCGGCTGAGCCTCTGTGAGGACAACACAGAGGAAGAGGTGGACTACATCATCAAGAACGTCGCCGAAGTGGTGGACTACCTGCGGAGCTTTTCCCCGGTCTGGAGAGATCTTGCGGAAGGCAAAGCGGAGCACATATTATAG
- the nifU gene encoding Fe-S cluster assembly scaffold protein NifU yields the protein MALYSDKVMDHFLNPRNVGSLEDANAVGEVGNAKCGDIMKMYLKIEDDVIQDVKFETFGCGSAIASSSMATELIKGKPVSEAMQLTNKAVAEALDGLPDYKMHCSVLAEEAIQEALSNYKKKNE from the coding sequence ATGGCATTATATAGTGATAAGGTAATGGATCATTTTCTGAATCCGAGAAACGTGGGCTCGCTGGAGGACGCCAACGCGGTTGGTGAGGTAGGAAACGCCAAGTGCGGAGACATCATGAAGATGTACCTGAAGATCGAGGACGACGTCATCCAGGACGTAAAGTTCGAGACCTTTGGATGCGGCAGCGCCATCGCGTCCAGCTCCATGGCCACCGAACTGATCAAGGGAAAACCGGTGTCCGAAGCGATGCAGCTCACCAACAAAGCCGTGGCGGAGGCTCTGGACGGCCTCCCTGACTACAAGATGCACTGCTCTGTGCTGGCCGAAGAAGCCATTCAAGAGGCTTTGTCCAACTATAAGAAAAAAAATGAATAA
- a CDS encoding O-acetylhomoserine aminocarboxypropyltransferase/cysteine synthase family protein, protein MSDYKFETLQLHVGQEQPDPASDARAVPIYQTTSYVFRDSQHAADRFGLADPGNIYGRLTNSTQDVLEKRVAALEGGSAALALASGAAAITYTIQALAAGGGHIVAQKTIYGGSYNLLAHTLPQYGIETTFVDVHDLAELEGAIRDNTRAIYIETLGNPNSDIPDLDQIAAIAHRHGLPLVVDSTFGTPYLIRPIEHGADIVVHSATKFLGGHGTTMGGIIIEAGKFDWSASGKYPNIASPNPSYHGVNFYEAVGPAAFVTYIRAILLRDTGAAISPFNAFLLLQGVETLSLRLERHAANTRAVVKYLREHPQVEKVNHPSLPEHPDHALYEKYFPNGGASIFTFQIKGGQEAAWKFIDSLEIFSLLANVADVKSLVIHPASTTHSQLTEEELADQGIYPGTIRLSIGTEHIDDIIADLAKGFAATK, encoded by the coding sequence ATGAGTGATTATAAATTTGAAACATTGCAGCTTCACGTAGGACAGGAACAGCCAGACCCGGCCTCGGACGCCCGCGCCGTCCCCATCTACCAGACCACCAGTTACGTGTTCCGCGACAGTCAGCATGCGGCAGACCGGTTCGGCCTGGCGGACCCCGGCAACATCTACGGGCGTCTCACCAACAGCACCCAGGACGTGCTTGAGAAACGAGTGGCAGCCCTTGAGGGCGGGAGCGCGGCGCTTGCCCTGGCCTCAGGCGCCGCCGCCATCACCTACACCATCCAGGCTCTGGCTGCCGGCGGCGGACACATCGTGGCCCAGAAGACCATCTACGGGGGCTCTTACAACCTGCTCGCCCACACCCTGCCCCAGTACGGGATCGAGACCACCTTCGTGGACGTCCATGATCTGGCGGAGCTGGAGGGCGCTATCCGGGACAACACCCGGGCCATCTACATCGAGACTCTGGGCAACCCCAACAGCGACATTCCCGACCTGGATCAGATCGCAGCTATCGCCCATAGGCACGGCCTCCCCCTGGTGGTGGACAGCACCTTCGGGACGCCGTATCTGATCCGCCCCATCGAGCACGGCGCGGACATCGTGGTCCACTCCGCCACAAAATTCCTGGGTGGACATGGCACCACCATGGGTGGTATTATCATAGAGGCAGGGAAGTTCGACTGGAGTGCCTCCGGGAAATACCCCAACATTGCCTCGCCCAACCCCAGCTATCACGGGGTGAACTTCTATGAGGCGGTAGGACCGGCGGCCTTCGTGACCTATATCAGGGCGATCCTGCTGCGGGATACCGGCGCAGCCATCTCGCCTTTCAACGCTTTCCTGCTCCTGCAGGGGGTGGAAACGCTTTCGCTACGACTTGAGAGACATGCCGCCAACACCAGGGCAGTGGTGAAGTACCTGCGGGAGCATCCGCAGGTGGAGAAGGTAAACCATCCATCGCTTCCGGAGCACCCGGATCACGCACTGTACGAGAAGTACTTTCCAAACGGCGGAGCTTCCATCTTCACCTTCCAGATCAAGGGAGGCCAGGAGGCGGCCTGGAAATTCATAGACAGCCTGGAGATCTTCTCTCTGCTGGCCAATGTGGCGGATGTGAAGAGCCTGGTGATCCACCCGGCCTCCACCACCCACTCCCAGCTTACGGAAGAGGAACTGGCAGACCAGGGCATCTACCCCGGCACCATCCGACTCTCCATTGGCACGGAGCATATCGACGACATCATCGCGGATCTTGCGAAGGGATTCGCTGCAACGAAATAG
- the cysK gene encoding cysteine synthase A, which translates to MSTIYKGTLELIGNTPLVEVTNIEKELDLGARLLVKLEYLNPAGSVKDRVAKSMIEDAEARGLLKEDSVIIEPTSGNTGIGLAAIAAAKGYRTILTMPETMSVERRNILKAYGAEIVLTDGTKGMAGAIAKAEELAEKIPGGFIPGQFINPANPAVHRATTGPEIWRDTDGEVDVFISGVGTGGTVTGTGQYLKEQKPEVKIVALEPADSPVLSEGKAGPHKIQGIGAGFVPEVLDTAVYDEVYKATTEESFQAAKLLARKEGISVGISSGAALSAGIAYAQKPENTGKTVVVLLPDSGDRYYSTPLFTE; encoded by the coding sequence ATGTCTACAATTTACAAAGGAACCCTGGAGCTGATCGGAAACACGCCTCTGGTAGAGGTGACCAATATAGAAAAGGAGCTAGATCTGGGAGCACGCCTCCTGGTCAAACTGGAGTACCTGAACCCGGCCGGTAGCGTGAAGGATCGTGTTGCCAAATCCATGATCGAAGATGCGGAGGCCAGAGGGCTTCTGAAGGAAGACTCTGTCATCATCGAGCCCACCTCCGGCAACACCGGCATCGGCCTGGCGGCCATCGCAGCGGCAAAAGGCTACCGCACCATCCTCACCATGCCGGAGACCATGAGCGTGGAGCGCCGCAACATCCTGAAGGCCTACGGAGCGGAGATCGTTCTGACCGACGGTACCAAGGGCATGGCCGGCGCCATCGCCAAGGCAGAGGAACTGGCGGAGAAGATCCCCGGCGGCTTTATCCCGGGACAGTTCATCAACCCGGCGAACCCGGCTGTACACCGGGCCACCACCGGCCCGGAGATCTGGAGGGATACCGATGGAGAGGTGGATGTGTTCATCTCGGGCGTGGGTACCGGAGGTACGGTCACCGGCACTGGCCAGTATCTGAAGGAGCAGAAGCCTGAGGTGAAGATCGTGGCCCTGGAGCCGGCGGATTCCCCGGTCCTCTCCGAGGGCAAGGCCGGCCCCCACAAGATCCAGGGGATCGGCGCAGGTTTTGTGCCTGAGGTGCTGGATACCGCCGTCTACGACGAGGTCTACAAGGCGACCACCGAGGAATCCTTCCAGGCGGCCAAACTGCTGGCCAGAAAAGAAGGCATCTCCGTAGGCATTTCCTCCGGTGCGGCCCTCTCTGCCGGTATCGCCTATGCACAGAAACCGGAGAACACCGGAAAGACCGTGGTGGTGCTGCTGCCGGACAGCGGCGACCGGTACTACTCCACCCCGCTGTTTACCGAATAG
- a CDS encoding Crp/Fnr family transcriptional regulator has protein sequence MTDRFPKNNLLFRGMSEQERADCLEALATGTKTYQKDELILLAGDVTDRLGMVLSGSVTIETNDVWGNCTILSHVGTGQVFAETYALLPGEVLLVDVRANEDCEIGFVRVGWMLREKAPVATWAEKFQRNLLQITAQKNLALSGRSFHTAPKSVRGRVLSYLNAMSLQNRSTEFDIPFDRQQLADYLNLDRTSLSKELGRMKREGIIQCRKNHFRLLKGEE, from the coding sequence ATGACGGATAGATTCCCGAAAAACAATCTGCTCTTCCGCGGGATGTCGGAACAGGAGCGGGCAGACTGTCTGGAGGCGCTGGCCACCGGCACCAAAACCTATCAGAAGGACGAGCTCATCCTTCTGGCGGGAGATGTGACAGACCGGTTGGGGATGGTGCTGTCTGGCAGCGTGACCATCGAGACCAACGACGTGTGGGGCAACTGCACCATACTGAGCCATGTGGGGACAGGGCAGGTTTTTGCGGAGACCTACGCCTTGTTGCCGGGGGAGGTGTTGCTGGTCGATGTGCGAGCGAATGAAGACTGTGAGATCGGTTTTGTGCGAGTGGGGTGGATGTTGCGGGAGAAGGCTCCCGTAGCGACCTGGGCGGAGAAGTTCCAGCGGAACCTGCTGCAGATCACAGCGCAGAAGAACCTGGCCCTTTCCGGCAGGAGCTTTCATACCGCGCCCAAGAGCGTCCGGGGACGTGTGTTGTCCTACCTGAACGCCATGTCCCTGCAGAACCGGTCCACCGAGTTCGACATCCCCTTCGACCGGCAACAGTTGGCCGATTACCTGAACCTGGACCGGACCAGCCTGTCCAAGGAGCTGGGCCGCATGAAACGAGAGGGAATCATTCAGTGCCGGAAGAACCACTTTCGGTTGCTGAAGGGAGAAGAGTAG
- a CDS encoding ATP-binding protein: MIRKIIHIDEEKCNGCGLCASACHEGAIDIVDGKARLVRENFCDGLGDCLPSCPTGAITFEEREAPAYDEAAVKESQRQKVQEGTMNHMHAGGGCPGSKMMQFQRAESAAQEGAVPSAATGGEAATATGIVRPSNQLNQWPCQIKLVPVQAPFFDGAKLLIAADCTAYAYANMHEDFMKGKITLIGCPKLDEGDYTEKLTAIIANNDIKSVTIVRMEVPCCGGLQMAAQNAIQGSGKFLPWQVVTISRDGRILE, encoded by the coding sequence ATGATTCGTAAGATAATCCATATAGATGAAGAGAAATGTAATGGCTGCGGGCTTTGTGCCAGCGCGTGCCACGAGGGCGCTATCGACATCGTGGACGGAAAGGCCAGGCTGGTGCGGGAGAATTTCTGCGACGGGCTGGGGGACTGCCTGCCCAGTTGTCCCACCGGAGCCATCACGTTTGAGGAGAGAGAAGCGCCTGCCTACGATGAGGCGGCGGTGAAAGAGAGTCAGAGACAGAAAGTACAGGAGGGAACCATGAACCATATGCATGCGGGCGGCGGATGCCCGGGGTCGAAGATGATGCAGTTTCAGAGGGCGGAGAGCGCTGCACAGGAGGGCGCAGTGCCGAGTGCGGCTACAGGGGGAGAGGCCGCGACCGCGACAGGCATCGTCCGTCCATCCAATCAGTTGAACCAGTGGCCATGTCAGATCAAGCTGGTGCCTGTTCAGGCGCCATTCTTTGACGGGGCGAAACTGCTGATCGCGGCGGACTGCACCGCTTATGCCTATGCTAACATGCACGAGGATTTCATGAAAGGAAAGATCACCCTCATCGGCTGCCCCAAGCTGGACGAGGGGGATTATACGGAGAAACTCACCGCCATCATCGCGAACAACGACATCAAGAGTGTGACCATCGTGCGCATGGAGGTGCCTTGCTGCGGAGGCCTGCAGATGGCGGCGCAGAACGCCATCCAGGGCAGTGGAAAGTTCCTGCCCTGGCAGGTGGTGACCATCTCCAGAGACGGACGAATCCTGGAGTAG
- a CDS encoding DUF2812 domain-containing protein, with product MKRFSMDLLSWHPFEYIENWYAEMSRQGLHYSGDSKFFALFEEGRPEERRYRIIPKSKEEMGEEELGYYREMGWNLVGESREHAVFYACDPGAPEIFTDEDSYHRHTRTATRRKVVELVSSFIWIIVTMLNLYNSMLADGRYHAVDQYGKGLYVAGITAWLLMAVFWSLSVGKGLLRLKHQRSRSGQSGGSSHRKALLLSSWIDLGTMVAVFVSAVILIMTLIAKDDPLVGIVDAEKNMEALRYQGEHPVMLRDFDADAWVGFLENLQKDRDKGSLDCEYSAMSVSGHLSREKAVERAVYQPDDGSSELPVLFSYESLYLQMKNKADAMPYLKEEIRDALWEDLGRKKKLPKPVSLGNAAPGFDYAGYYVGQKENKGVQHLFLKRGDVLQVIKYKGEKDLRKSLDRFQ from the coding sequence GTGAAACGATTCAGTATGGATCTGCTGAGCTGGCACCCGTTTGAATACATTGAGAATTGGTATGCGGAGATGTCCCGGCAAGGGCTTCACTACTCTGGAGACAGTAAGTTCTTCGCTCTGTTCGAGGAGGGGAGGCCGGAGGAGCGGCGGTATAGGATCATACCGAAATCCAAAGAGGAGATGGGAGAAGAAGAGCTGGGGTATTACCGGGAAATGGGATGGAATCTCGTTGGAGAAAGCAGGGAGCACGCGGTTTTCTATGCCTGTGATCCGGGTGCTCCGGAGATCTTCACTGACGAGGACAGCTACCATAGGCATACGAGGACAGCTACCCGCCGGAAGGTCGTGGAGCTGGTATCCAGTTTTATCTGGATCATCGTGACGATGCTTAACCTGTATAATAGTATGTTGGCGGATGGCAGATACCATGCTGTGGATCAGTATGGGAAGGGGCTATATGTCGCCGGCATCACCGCCTGGCTCCTGATGGCTGTCTTCTGGAGTCTTTCCGTGGGGAAAGGGCTGCTTCGGCTGAAGCATCAGCGCAGTAGGTCGGGACAGTCCGGGGGATCCTCTCACCGGAAGGCGCTCCTGCTCAGCAGCTGGATCGATCTGGGAACGATGGTTGCGGTCTTTGTCTCCGCCGTGATACTCATCATGACCCTGATTGCCAAAGACGATCCACTTGTGGGGATCGTAGATGCAGAGAAGAACATGGAGGCCCTGCGTTACCAGGGAGAGCATCCTGTCATGCTCCGGGATTTTGATGCGGATGCATGGGTGGGGTTCCTAGAGAACCTGCAGAAGGATAGAGACAAGGGGTCCTTGGATTGCGAGTATTCTGCGATGTCGGTCTCCGGTCATCTGAGCAGAGAGAAGGCGGTGGAGCGTGCGGTGTACCAGCCGGATGACGGCTCGTCGGAATTGCCGGTGCTGTTTAGCTATGAGAGCCTCTACCTCCAGATGAAAAACAAGGCGGATGCCATGCCCTATCTGAAGGAGGAGATACGTGACGCTCTATGGGAAGATCTTGGCCGAAAGAAAAAGCTGCCGAAGCCTGTGTCCCTGGGAAATGCTGCTCCCGGATTCGATTATGCAGGCTATTATGTCGGGCAGAAGGAGAACAAGGGGGTCCAGCATCTGTTTCTGAAGCGAGGAGATGTGCTCCAGGTTATAAAATACAAGGGAGAAAAGGATCTGAGGAAGAGTCTGGATCGATTCCAGTGA
- a CDS encoding PadR family transcriptional regulator, producing the protein MPRRTLEPLTEAMFYVLLCLHGRSMSGMEIAEHVERLTDGRVRLGPGTLYAILATFQKEEVAEKQVPEGRRIPYAITEHGEELYQKEIARLRCCLADAEKEEWSIEREERQDGDDRETIQYGSAELAPV; encoded by the coding sequence ATGCCGAGAAGAACATTGGAGCCTTTGACAGAGGCGATGTTCTATGTGTTGCTTTGTCTGCACGGGCGGAGCATGAGCGGGATGGAGATCGCGGAGCACGTGGAACGGCTGACGGATGGGCGGGTACGGCTGGGACCGGGAACGTTGTATGCGATCCTCGCCACGTTTCAGAAGGAAGAGGTGGCGGAGAAGCAGGTGCCGGAGGGGCGTCGGATCCCCTATGCCATTACGGAACATGGGGAGGAACTCTACCAGAAGGAGATCGCCAGGCTCCGGTGCTGCCTCGCGGACGCGGAAAAAGAGGAATGGAGCATAGAGAGAGAGGAAAGACAGGATGGGGATGATCGTGAAACGATTCAGTATGGATCTGCTGAGCTGGCACCCGTTTGA
- a CDS encoding aromatic ring-hydroxylating dioxygenase subunit alpha: MIRNMWYAVLSSHVLKPGKVVGARRFGEDLVFFRTTAGEAACVERLCAHRGASLAKGNVRNGHIQCPFHGLEYDTRGACVFIPSEGRANTASLERFHLKRYPLREIGGILFLWYGEGEPQGDPDVFDLITDPAFTYDHTEDAWGVHYSRVIENQLDVSHLPFVHRTTIGRGGKTLANGPKVRWLDENTLQTSANNAVDEGQTPLSDEESMIKDTNLTFKFPNMWLNHVSDKIQILAFFVPVDEEHSIIALRFYNRITGLRPLDKAIAWLGSRANRIVEKQDKRIVETQLPKQSALRMKENLVAADRPIIEYRSRREKLKTQ, translated from the coding sequence ATGATCAGAAATATGTGGTATGCAGTGTTGTCCTCCCATGTGCTGAAGCCGGGCAAGGTGGTTGGTGCCCGGCGGTTCGGCGAGGACCTGGTGTTCTTCCGTACAACAGCCGGAGAGGCGGCCTGCGTCGAAAGGCTTTGTGCTCACCGTGGCGCCTCCCTGGCGAAGGGAAACGTCAGGAACGGCCACATCCAGTGTCCTTTCCACGGCCTCGAGTACGACACCCGTGGTGCCTGTGTGTTCATCCCCTCTGAGGGCCGGGCCAACACGGCCAGCCTGGAGCGTTTCCATCTGAAGCGCTATCCTCTGCGGGAGATCGGCGGGATCCTTTTCCTGTGGTACGGCGAAGGAGAGCCGCAAGGGGATCCGGACGTGTTCGACCTCATCACCGACCCGGCGTTCACCTACGACCACACGGAGGATGCGTGGGGCGTGCACTACTCCCGGGTGATCGAGAACCAGCTGGATGTTTCTCACCTACCTTTTGTGCACCGGACCACCATCGGCCGAGGCGGCAAGACTCTGGCCAACGGCCCCAAGGTAAGGTGGCTGGACGAGAATACCCTGCAGACCAGCGCCAACAACGCCGTGGACGAAGGGCAGACGCCTCTCTCCGACGAGGAAAGCATGATCAAGGACACCAACCTGACCTTCAAGTTCCCCAATATGTGGCTGAATCATGTGTCGGACAAGATCCAGATCCTGGCTTTTTTTGTTCCGGTGGACGAGGAGCATAGCATCATCGCTCTGCGGTTCTACAACCGCATCACCGGCCTGCGCCCCCTGGACAAAGCCATCGCCTGGCTGGGCAGCCGCGCCAACCGCATCGTGGAGAAGCAGGACAAACGCATCGTGGAAACCCAGCTGCCCAAACAGTCCGCCCTGCGGATGAAAGAAAACCTGGTGGCAGCCGACCGCCCCATCATCGAATACCGCAGCCGGCGGGAGAAACTGAAAACCCAGTAG
- a CDS encoding CHAP domain-containing protein: MRGKHENRKGGCGCGCLGTVVILVAAVVLCSWFFNTYRNGSALTDADVPLVKTARAELGNKGGEKFWSWYGFDYQVDWCGCFVSWCADQNGYLDDDRVPKFCYVQEGLNWFKEEKKWKKPGYKPEGGEIIFFDWNDNDIADHVGIVSGTMMGRVLTIEGNAKGSICARKSYRVDSKYIMGYGIP, from the coding sequence GTGAGAGGAAAACATGAGAATAGAAAGGGAGGCTGCGGGTGCGGCTGCCTGGGGACTGTAGTGATCCTGGTCGCAGCTGTTGTGCTGTGCAGCTGGTTTTTTAATACGTATAGGAACGGGTCGGCACTGACCGATGCGGATGTGCCTCTGGTGAAGACGGCACGGGCAGAGTTGGGCAACAAGGGTGGCGAGAAGTTCTGGTCCTGGTACGGGTTCGATTACCAGGTGGACTGGTGCGGATGCTTTGTGTCCTGGTGCGCAGACCAGAACGGGTATCTAGATGACGACCGCGTGCCGAAGTTCTGCTATGTGCAGGAGGGGCTGAACTGGTTCAAGGAAGAAAAGAAATGGAAGAAACCCGGATACAAGCCAGAGGGTGGCGAGATCATATTCTTTGACTGGAATGACAACGATATTGCTGATCACGTGGGGATCGTCTCCGGGACAATGATGGGACGAGTGCTGACCATCGAAGGGAACGCCAAGGGCAGCATCTGCGCGCGAAAAAGCTATCGCGTGGACAGTAAGTATATCATGGGATATGGGATCCCGTGA
- the amrA gene encoding AmmeMemoRadiSam system protein A, whose translation MPIIAAYMVPHPPMIVPAVGRGSEAQVEDTTRAYQEVAQEIASLAPDTILITSPHSVMYADYFHISTGTSASGSFADFGAPEVSFHEDYDEALAKAIGELAAHKALPAGSLGQRPQDVALDHGTMVPLYFIRQHYQGGKLVRIGLSGLPLTDHYALGEVIQEAVAQLDRRVVFVASGDLSHKLQDYGPYGFAPEGPAYDRRIMETCRRGAFGELFEFEQVFCEKAAECGHRSFVIMAGALDGVNVEARELSHQDVTGVGYGICTFHPVDASDATDPARHFRQIYLRKLEQEIAQRAEASDAYVRLARQSMEAYILRGETIPLPEGLPEDMARRQAGAFVSIHKEGTLRGCIGTISPTRDSLAEEIIHNAISASTEDPRFPPIGPEELSRLDISVDVLGEPEPIPSEDYLDVKRYGVIVTSGQKRGLLLPDLAGVDTPRQQVSIACRKAGIREGERYALERFEVIRHH comes from the coding sequence ATGCCTATCATCGCAGCTTATATGGTTCCGCACCCGCCCATGATCGTTCCGGCGGTAGGGCGCGGCAGCGAAGCGCAGGTGGAAGACACCACCCGCGCCTACCAGGAGGTGGCACAGGAGATTGCCTCTCTGGCCCCCGACACCATCCTCATCACCAGTCCCCATTCGGTGATGTACGCCGACTATTTCCACATATCCACGGGCACCTCCGCCTCCGGATCCTTTGCAGATTTCGGAGCGCCAGAGGTCTCCTTCCACGAGGACTACGACGAAGCGCTGGCCAAGGCTATTGGCGAACTGGCCGCGCACAAAGCCCTCCCTGCGGGCTCCTTGGGACAGCGCCCGCAGGACGTAGCACTGGACCATGGTACCATGGTGCCCCTGTACTTCATCCGACAGCACTACCAAGGTGGAAAACTGGTACGCATCGGCCTTTCCGGCCTGCCTCTGACGGACCACTATGCCCTGGGGGAGGTCATCCAGGAGGCTGTGGCGCAGTTGGACCGGCGCGTAGTATTCGTCGCCAGCGGAGACCTGTCCCACAAGTTACAGGATTACGGCCCCTATGGGTTCGCCCCGGAAGGCCCCGCCTACGACCGGCGGATCATGGAAACCTGCCGCCGAGGCGCCTTTGGGGAGTTGTTCGAGTTTGAGCAGGTCTTCTGCGAGAAGGCCGCCGAGTGCGGCCACCGGTCCTTCGTGATCATGGCCGGTGCCCTGGATGGTGTCAATGTAGAAGCCAGAGAACTCTCCCACCAGGACGTCACCGGAGTGGGATATGGCATCTGCACCTTCCACCCCGTGGACGCCTCGGATGCCACCGACCCTGCCCGTCATTTCCGACAGATCTACCTTCGTAAACTGGAGCAGGAGATCGCGCAACGGGCAGAAGCCTCCGATGCCTATGTACGGCTGGCCCGCCAGTCCATGGAGGCCTACATTCTGAGAGGGGAGACCATCCCCCTTCCGGAAGGCCTGCCGGAGGATATGGCCAGGCGGCAGGCCGGCGCCTTTGTGTCCATCCACAAGGAAGGCACCCTGCGAGGCTGCATCGGCACCATCTCCCCCACCAGGGACAGCCTGGCCGAGGAGATCATCCACAACGCCATCAGTGCTTCCACGGAGGATCCCCGCTTCCCACCCATCGGACCGGAGGAACTATCGCGACTGGATATCAGCGTAGACGTACTGGGCGAACCGGAACCGATTCCATCGGAGGACTATCTGGATGTGAAACGCTACGGTGTCATCGTCACCAGTGGTCAGAAACGTGGCCTGTTGCTCCCCGACCTTGCGGGAGTTGACACACCCCGGCAGCAGGTCTCCATCGCCTGCCGAAAAGCCGGTATTCGAGAAGGCGAACGTTACGCGTTGGAGCGGTTCGAAGTGATCCGACACCACTGA